A region from the Azospirillaceae bacterium genome encodes:
- a CDS encoding amino acid adenylation domain-containing protein yields MTLSNRKQQLLQQRLASAGLRSSEQSPATDHPRHEQHEGPAPLSSAQRRMWYLAQLAEGSAAYNFCLLLRPADSTAPLSADALTAALEQVVRRHEILRTRYRPGTGGTPEQVVEPHLPPRITDIDLGPGTAALADRLDDLARQARDEPFNLETDAPLRAMFVRDGDTVVAVILVLPHIAGDGGSFGTVLTDLTRAYGQGDLPPAPDIRYTDYALWEGRRLGEPGDAASLHARQLRFWGERLADLPVELSLPFDRPRPANPSFAGQQIRQWLGTGLSAALRRTVKAQGGTPLVALQSAVAVALARVGAGLDIPLGTPVDLRQNATLDQVIGFFSNTVVVRTDLTGDPTFADLLRRVHDSGLSALDHRDVPFDNVVEHINPPRAAARNPLFGVMVTATRPWPALDLGGTPIILEEPRQTQAKFDLTFVIHDEGGEGRIGVSLLYACDLFDEATARQLFELVIGMLGQGVHHPALRLSQLAEFGHGRLDDAAADLAGILAASAPRATARAIRLATDATDADIAAALAGLLERHDALRLRRDPLTRRWDLATAADLWDAPVLRDAPPATGDADRFMAWVRNDGGEAAHGTPRILELRAPGVWIDDESWGALLADLTAVRANGGAAPPPTSGSYAAWLDRTAALAARPEIADHAEAWLDMLEAAEDRTHALPTDTFHTVVGKVALPSLGAWPDPVALRTAAVAAMLNVRRGSTAPFLIQIDEPDRDRSRTGGADTVVGRCRRTFPLLVSPPSETATGADALLTAARDILAAWNMDGITGDRAISYLLARDVSPQVAGTFDEAPVPDVTLSLTVTDPGDERDTLPPARLSEQDGEHWAIRVEPHGHRATLTIHAPRAVGEIQDQVTAWTAIFAQLTDAVAAGTAPAGGEQAQDDLGLALSRWDHRRLEEAFGPLREVLPLSPLQEGLRFHAVGTSDGAAEVYISQTSLDLMGEIDADRLHRAVRRATELAPSITAGFAEIGGTMVQVIPAGIDIPWRSESAADAHDAARIADEEYRAPFDAARPPLIRFALVRLPAGDHYRLLLTTHHILLDGWSIRLLFRLVIRLYGDAAAVSAPPPFRRYLSWLTDQKVADAEAVWRDVLAGVQPTLLYPAARSLEASADRSEERTASVGPDLTAALAALARSAATTLSTVLELAWGALLIRMSGTPDVVFGNVVSGRPADIADVGEIIGLLFNTMPARVQASGDQSVRAALRALHQQKAVSLGHSNVNLARLQQIAGHSPLFDTLFAVQNLPVLDLPDQTEIRIGDAHVRDATHYPLSMAVTPTDGAIGLRLMFRNDVVTADQAEALIQAYIRLFEAFVQSPDLPLLTLDALPGDNPLLPPSISGEALEIGTLSVADLLVQQVARTPDATAIVAGETRLTYHELSSAAHRLAHMLQACGVQPEHRVALLLPRSELMIVAMFAVFAAHAAYVPIDTATPAGRIGAMLDRAQPTVILTARSLADQLPPEYRTDPRVVILDGNDARRALAAHPTTPPRTERPAGLDHLAYIIFTSGSTGEPKGVAVPYLGLTNMFVNHQKAIFAPVLAAQQGRRIRIAHTTSFAFDASWEQLLWLLAGHEVHVIDDDLRRDPDRLLPMFDREQIDAFDVTPTYGEYLVEHGLLDRDRPNGRPGTGVVFVSLGGEAVGEALWTRLREAPGLDAYNLYGPTEYTINALGADLADSAAPTVGRPISNTDALILGPGLLPSPVGVTGELYLGGVGLARGYVGRAALTAERFIANPFNPNGARLYRTGDLARWRPDGNIDYLGRSDNQLKIRGYRIEPAEVENALVAIAGVRRAAVLGRPGQDGALRLVAYVVCDPTAPDAETLRDQLRSRLPSYMVPAAIVTVDDLPRNINGKLDAAALPIPAADDTRSAPPLTPTERAICDAFAAVLERPSVGRFDDFFDLGGHSLLTVRLVARLRDTVHPDIGVRRIYDHPTPAALAATLQAAAPEAAGNDDRDVALMLADAVLPPDITITRPATAPSRPRLASLGAVLLTGAAGFLGAHALAELLSHTPATIHCLVRAKDPAAVLKRIRAALTTYGIWQDTFEPRLRGVPGDLALPRFGLTDGAFADLAGQIDVILHNGGATNEFDPYSRLAATNVTSAREILRLATTGGRLTPVHFVSTASVVARRGANPAVIAEETRLPAEEVEPTGYVQSKWVAEELMFAAAEKGLPVTVHRPGRVSGHSLTGACATGVGFWHFIRSMLILGAAPELRSERLTLAPVDYVARALVALIEHGNPGAAYHISNRTQTSIGAIVAAARGAGYALETLPFDAWRRHLTRTAEARARDGDDSLTPALLLAGHIDKYDGTEAESALGQDGIMAALSGTGIAPMPVTDAVLDRYVRYFIDAGFFPPPEGQGK; encoded by the coding sequence ATGACCCTCTCGAACCGCAAGCAGCAGCTGTTGCAGCAGAGGCTGGCCAGCGCCGGCCTGCGTTCTTCCGAACAGTCGCCGGCGACCGACCATCCCCGGCACGAACAGCACGAGGGGCCGGCACCCCTGTCGTCGGCGCAGCGCCGCATGTGGTACCTTGCCCAGTTGGCCGAGGGTTCAGCCGCCTATAATTTCTGCCTGCTGCTGCGGCCGGCGGACAGCACTGCCCCCCTGTCCGCCGACGCCCTGACCGCCGCCCTTGAGCAGGTGGTGCGCCGGCACGAGATCCTGCGCACCCGCTATCGCCCCGGGACGGGCGGCACCCCGGAACAGGTGGTGGAGCCCCATCTGCCCCCGCGCATCACCGACATCGACCTGGGACCGGGGACGGCAGCACTTGCCGACCGGCTGGACGACCTGGCACGCCAAGCGCGGGATGAACCGTTCAACCTGGAGACCGATGCCCCCCTGCGCGCCATGTTCGTCCGCGATGGCGACACGGTCGTCGCCGTCATCCTGGTCCTGCCGCACATCGCCGGCGACGGCGGGTCCTTCGGCACCGTGCTGACGGATCTGACGCGCGCCTATGGTCAAGGCGATCTGCCGCCGGCACCCGACATCCGGTACACGGACTACGCCCTGTGGGAGGGCCGGCGCCTGGGTGAACCTGGGGATGCGGCAAGCCTGCACGCCCGGCAGTTGCGCTTCTGGGGGGAACGGCTGGCCGACCTGCCGGTGGAACTGTCGCTGCCGTTCGACCGTCCCCGTCCGGCCAACCCCAGCTTCGCGGGCCAGCAAATCCGGCAATGGCTGGGGACCGGCCTGTCGGCCGCCCTGCGCCGCACGGTCAAGGCCCAGGGCGGTACCCCGCTGGTGGCGCTGCAATCCGCTGTCGCCGTGGCCCTCGCCCGTGTCGGCGCCGGACTGGACATCCCGCTCGGCACGCCGGTCGATCTGCGCCAGAACGCGACCCTGGACCAGGTCATCGGCTTCTTCAGCAACACGGTGGTGGTGCGCACCGACCTGACCGGCGACCCGACCTTCGCCGACCTGCTGCGCCGCGTGCACGACAGCGGCCTTTCCGCCCTGGACCATCGCGACGTGCCGTTCGACAATGTGGTGGAGCATATCAACCCACCCCGCGCCGCCGCCCGCAACCCGCTGTTCGGCGTCATGGTCACGGCCACCCGCCCCTGGCCCGCCCTGGACCTCGGCGGCACCCCCATCATCCTTGAGGAACCCCGGCAGACCCAGGCCAAGTTCGACCTGACCTTCGTCATCCATGATGAGGGGGGCGAGGGCCGGATCGGCGTTTCCCTGCTGTACGCCTGCGACCTGTTCGATGAGGCCACCGCCCGGCAGTTGTTTGAACTGGTGATCGGCATGCTGGGCCAGGGCGTGCACCACCCGGCGCTGCGCCTGTCCCAGCTGGCGGAATTCGGGCACGGGCGTCTGGACGATGCGGCGGCGGATCTGGCGGGGATTCTGGCGGCATCCGCCCCACGTGCCACCGCCCGCGCCATCCGGCTGGCGACGGACGCCACCGACGCCGACATCGCCGCCGCCCTGGCAGGATTGCTGGAACGGCACGACGCCCTGCGCCTGCGCCGCGATCCGCTGACCCGGCGGTGGGATCTGGCGACCGCCGCCGACCTGTGGGACGCGCCGGTCCTGCGCGATGCGCCGCCGGCCACCGGCGACGCCGACCGGTTCATGGCCTGGGTGCGGAATGACGGCGGAGAGGCCGCCCATGGCACGCCGCGCATCCTGGAACTGCGGGCGCCGGGCGTCTGGATCGACGATGAGTCATGGGGTGCCCTGCTGGCAGACCTCACAGCCGTACGGGCCAACGGTGGGGCGGCACCGCCCCCCACCTCGGGCAGTTATGCCGCCTGGCTGGACCGCACCGCCGCCCTGGCGGCCCGACCCGAGATAGCTGACCACGCCGAAGCCTGGCTGGACATGCTGGAAGCGGCGGAGGATCGCACACACGCCCTTCCCACCGACACGTTCCATACCGTGGTAGGCAAGGTGGCGCTACCATCCTTGGGCGCGTGGCCCGACCCGGTGGCCCTGCGCACCGCCGCCGTGGCGGCGATGCTGAACGTCCGGCGCGGTTCCACCGCCCCCTTCCTCATCCAGATCGACGAGCCGGACCGGGACCGTTCCCGCACCGGCGGCGCCGATACCGTCGTCGGCCGGTGCCGGCGGACCTTCCCCCTGCTGGTCTCCCCTCCAAGTGAAACCGCCACCGGGGCGGACGCGCTGCTGACGGCGGCACGCGACATCCTTGCCGCCTGGAACATGGACGGCATCACGGGTGACCGCGCCATCTCTTACCTGTTGGCCCGGGACGTCAGTCCGCAGGTCGCCGGGACATTCGATGAAGCGCCGGTGCCGGACGTGACGCTCAGCCTCACCGTGACCGATCCGGGGGATGAGCGGGACACCCTGCCCCCCGCCCGCCTTTCCGAACAGGACGGGGAACATTGGGCCATCCGGGTGGAGCCCCATGGACATCGGGCGACCCTGACTATCCACGCGCCGCGCGCCGTCGGCGAAATCCAGGACCAGGTCACGGCGTGGACCGCCATCTTCGCCCAGCTCACCGACGCCGTGGCGGCCGGTACGGCACCTGCCGGCGGCGAACAGGCCCAGGACGATTTGGGCCTGGCCTTGTCCCGCTGGGACCACCGCCGCCTGGAAGAGGCGTTCGGCCCCCTGCGCGAGGTGCTACCCCTGTCGCCGCTGCAGGAAGGCCTGCGTTTCCACGCCGTCGGCACATCGGACGGTGCGGCGGAGGTCTACATCTCCCAGACATCGCTGGACCTGATGGGGGAAATCGACGCCGACCGGCTGCACCGGGCGGTGCGCCGGGCCACCGAGCTGGCGCCATCCATCACCGCCGGCTTCGCCGAGATCGGCGGGACCATGGTCCAGGTGATCCCCGCCGGCATCGACATCCCCTGGCGGTCGGAAAGCGCAGCCGACGCGCATGACGCCGCCCGCATCGCGGACGAGGAATACCGGGCGCCATTCGACGCGGCGCGCCCGCCCCTGATCCGCTTCGCCCTGGTCCGCCTGCCGGCCGGGGATCATTACCGGCTGCTGCTGACCACGCACCACATCCTGCTGGACGGCTGGTCGATCCGCCTGCTGTTCCGCCTGGTCATCCGGCTGTACGGCGATGCCGCCGCCGTTTCCGCCCCGCCGCCGTTCCGCCGCTACCTGAGCTGGCTGACCGACCAGAAGGTGGCGGATGCGGAAGCGGTGTGGCGCGACGTGCTGGCCGGCGTCCAGCCCACCCTGCTGTACCCGGCGGCGCGCAGCCTGGAGGCCAGCGCCGACCGCAGCGAGGAACGGACGGCCAGCGTCGGCCCCGACCTGACCGCCGCCCTGGCAGCACTGGCGCGATCCGCCGCCACCACCTTGAGCACGGTGCTGGAACTGGCCTGGGGCGCGCTGCTGATCCGGATGAGCGGCACGCCGGACGTGGTGTTCGGCAACGTCGTCTCCGGCCGGCCAGCGGACATCGCGGATGTGGGTGAGATCATCGGCCTGTTGTTCAACACCATGCCGGCGCGGGTGCAGGCCAGCGGGGACCAGTCGGTCCGCGCGGCCTTGCGCGCCCTGCATCAGCAGAAGGCGGTCTCGCTGGGGCATTCCAACGTCAACCTGGCGCGCCTGCAACAGATCGCCGGGCACAGCCCCCTGTTCGACACGCTGTTCGCGGTGCAGAATCTGCCGGTCCTGGACCTGCCCGACCAGACCGAAATCCGGATCGGCGACGCGCACGTCCGCGACGCCACCCACTATCCGCTCAGCATGGCGGTCACACCCACCGACGGCGCCATCGGCCTGCGGCTGATGTTCCGCAACGACGTGGTGACGGCGGACCAGGCCGAAGCCCTGATCCAGGCCTACATCCGCCTGTTCGAAGCCTTCGTCCAGTCCCCCGACCTGCCACTGCTGACGCTGGACGCGCTGCCGGGGGACAACCCCCTGCTACCCCCGTCGATATCGGGGGAGGCGCTGGAGATCGGCACCCTGTCCGTCGCCGACCTGCTGGTGCAGCAGGTGGCGCGTACCCCGGACGCCACCGCCATCGTGGCCGGCGAGACCCGCCTGACCTATCATGAGCTGTCATCGGCGGCCCACCGGCTGGCCCATATGCTGCAGGCCTGCGGTGTGCAGCCCGAACACCGGGTGGCGCTGCTGCTGCCCCGGTCGGAATTGATGATCGTGGCGATGTTCGCAGTGTTCGCCGCCCACGCCGCCTATGTCCCCATCGACACGGCCACGCCGGCCGGCCGGATCGGCGCCATGCTGGACCGGGCCCAGCCCACGGTCATCCTGACCGCCCGGTCGCTGGCCGACCAGCTGCCGCCCGAATACCGGACCGACCCGCGCGTGGTCATCCTGGACGGCAACGATGCCCGGCGCGCGCTGGCGGCCCACCCGACGACACCGCCACGCACCGAACGCCCGGCCGGCCTGGACCACCTTGCCTACATCATCTTCACCTCCGGCTCGACCGGGGAGCCCAAGGGTGTCGCGGTGCCCTATCTCGGGCTGACCAACATGTTCGTCAATCACCAGAAGGCCATCTTCGCGCCCGTCCTGGCGGCCCAGCAAGGCCGCCGCATCAGGATCGCGCACACCACCTCGTTCGCCTTCGACGCCTCATGGGAACAGCTGCTGTGGCTGCTGGCCGGCCATGAGGTGCATGTGATCGACGATGATCTGCGGCGCGACCCGGACCGGTTGCTGCCGATGTTCGACCGCGAGCAGATCGACGCCTTCGACGTCACCCCCACCTACGGCGAATACCTGGTCGAACATGGGCTGCTGGACCGCGATCGCCCCAACGGGCGGCCGGGCACCGGCGTCGTCTTCGTCTCGCTGGGGGGCGAGGCGGTGGGTGAGGCGCTGTGGACCCGCCTGCGGGAGGCGCCGGGCCTGGACGCCTACAACCTCTATGGGCCCACGGAATACACCATCAACGCCCTGGGCGCCGATCTGGCGGACAGTGCGGCCCCCACGGTCGGCCGGCCCATTTCCAACACCGACGCCCTGATCCTGGGGCCCGGGCTGCTGCCGTCGCCCGTCGGCGTCACCGGTGAGCTTTATTTGGGCGGCGTCGGCCTGGCCCGGGGGTATGTCGGCCGCGCCGCCCTGACAGCGGAACGCTTCATCGCCAACCCCTTCAATCCCAACGGCGCCCGGCTGTACCGCACCGGCGACCTGGCCCGCTGGCGGCCCGACGGCAACATCGACTACCTGGGCCGGTCGGACAACCAGCTGAAGATCCGGGGATATCGCATCGAACCCGCCGAGGTGGAGAACGCCCTGGTCGCGATTGCCGGCGTGAGGCGGGCGGCGGTGCTGGGCCGGCCGGGGCAGGACGGCGCCCTGCGCCTGGTCGCCTATGTGGTGTGCGACCCGACGGCGCCAGATGCCGAGACGCTGCGGGACCAGCTGCGGTCGCGCCTGCCGTCCTACATGGTGCCGGCGGCCATCGTCACCGTCGATGACCTGCCCCGCAACATCAATGGCAAGCTGGATGCGGCGGCCCTGCCCATTCCGGCGGCCGACGACACCAGGTCGGCACCGCCGCTGACCCCGACCGAACGCGCCATCTGCGACGCCTTCGCCGCCGTGCTGGAGCGTCCTTCGGTCGGCCGGTTTGATGATTTCTTCGATCTGGGCGGCCATTCCCTGCTGACGGTGCGCCTGGTGGCCAGGCTGCGGGACACCGTCCACCCGGACATCGGCGTGCGGCGGATCTACGACCACCCCACGCCGGCCGCCCTGGCGGCGACCCTTCAGGCGGCGGCACCTGAAGCAGCCGGCAATGATGACCGCGACGTCGCCTTGATGCTGGCCGACGCCGTGCTGCCGCCGGACATCACGATAACCCGGCCCGCGACCGCACCATCCCGGCCAAGGCTCGCCAGCCTGGGCGCCGTCCTGCTGACTGGCGCCGCCGGCTTCCTCGGTGCCCATGCCTTGGCCGAGTTGCTGAGCCACACGCCGGCCACCATCCACTGCCTGGTCCGGGCGAAGGATCCGGCAGCGGTCCTGAAACGGATACGGGCGGCACTCACCACCTATGGCATATGGCAGGACACCTTCGAGCCACGGCTGCGCGGCGTGCCGGGCGACCTGGCGCTGCCCCGCTTCGGCCTGACGGACGGGGCGTTCGCGGATCTGGCCGGCCAGATCGACGTGATCCTGCACAACGGCGGCGCCACCAACGAGTTCGACCCCTATTCGCGCCTGGCCGCCACCAATGTCACGAGTGCGCGGGAGATCCTGCGGCTGGCCACGACGGGCGGCCGCCTCACCCCCGTCCACTTCGTCTCCACCGCCTCGGTGGTGGCGCGGCGCGGGGCCAACCCGGCGGTGATCGCCGAGGAAACCCGCCTGCCGGCTGAAGAGGTCGAGCCGACGGGCTACGTCCAGAGCAAATGGGTGGCGGAGGAACTGATGTTCGCGGCGGCGGAAAAGGGCCTGCCGGTCACCGTCCACCGCCCGGGGCGCGTTTCCGGGCACAGTCTCACCGGCGCCTGCGCCACCGGCGTCGGCTTCTGGCATTTCATCCGGTCCATGCTGATCCTGGGGGCCGCCCCCGAGTTGCGTTCCGAACGGCTGACCCTGGCGCCGGTCGACTATGTGGCGCGGGCGCTGGTGGCCCTGATCGAACACGGCAATCCGGGTGCGGCCTATCACATCTCCAACCGCACGCAGACCAGCATCGGCGCCATCGTGGCGGCGGCGCGCGGGGCGGGATATGCCCTGGAGACGCTGCCGTTCGACGCCTGGCGCCGGCACCTGACGCGCACGGCGGAGGCCCGGGCCAGGGACGGCGACGATTCCCTGACGCCGGCCCTGCTGCTGGCCGGCCATATCGACAAGTACGATGGCACGGAGGCGGAATCGGCCCTGGGCCAGGACGGGATCATGGCGGCGCTGAGCGGCACCGGCATCGCGCCGATGCCGGTGACCGATGCCGTGCTGGACCGCTATGTCCGGTATTTCATCGACGCCGGCTTCTTCCCGCCGCCGGAAGGTCAGGGGAAATAG
- a CDS encoding TonB-dependent siderophore receptor has product MAAYAQQSSITLPAVRVEDEALVESTRDAYLKADTTSATKTDTPVLETPQSVTTVTRKQLDDQNPQTVKDALNYTAGVLSAPDTNSRFDSLFIRGFGGFGTATRVVDFLDGLKLPRGQAFALPSVDPFLLDSIDVLKGPSAILYGQTSPGGLVNQTSRAPTATPHTEARIEGGSEARLQGGVSTQGAIDPEGHWQYSLSAVGRRADTRYDDVKEERLAVSPAIKWQPDANTQLTLRGFYQYDPSGGYFNSIYMRSLAPTAYQSALNRDLNVGDPKFDSYNRKQYGVGYSFDHRFNDVVSFSSKTRYSGIDLDFQSMQMAAALSDTGILARQAVRSIEDVSGVSTDNHAQFDFKTGPIGHTVLAGVDYQHSVSNWEYRFGGAPSLDVTDPQYGVSVPALMTYLNSRQTLEQTGAYIQDQLRLGGLQATLGARNDWTDEDTLSRLAGSTTSQSESAASYRAGLLYKFDSGVAPYFSYSTSFEPTVGVDVNGTAFKPTKGKQWEVGVKYEPTFIQALFTVSAFNIEQTNVLTPSAVPGFNVQQGEVRSRGLEFEARGNITKNLELIGALTLLDTAVTETTVATTLGKRPQAVPDYYGSVWANYNIDSGLLDGLSLGGGVRFVGSSYADDANTIKADGYVLVDAAVRYDLRKFSPSLNGMQATVNATNIFDRVYYSSCTSNFYCQYGNGAQVLVGLRYQM; this is encoded by the coding sequence ATGGCGGCCTACGCCCAGCAATCATCCATCACCCTGCCGGCGGTCCGGGTGGAGGATGAGGCCCTGGTCGAGTCGACACGGGACGCCTATCTGAAGGCGGACACCACCAGCGCCACCAAGACCGACACGCCGGTTCTTGAGACCCCGCAGTCGGTCACCACGGTCACGCGCAAGCAGCTGGACGACCAGAATCCCCAGACGGTGAAGGACGCGCTGAACTACACGGCGGGCGTCCTGTCCGCCCCCGATACCAACAGCCGCTTCGACAGCCTGTTCATCCGGGGCTTCGGCGGTTTCGGCACCGCCACCCGGGTGGTGGATTTCCTGGACGGCCTGAAGCTGCCCCGGGGCCAGGCCTTCGCCCTGCCCTCGGTCGACCCCTTCCTGCTGGACAGCATCGACGTGCTGAAGGGGCCGTCCGCCATCCTTTATGGCCAGACCAGCCCCGGCGGCCTGGTGAACCAGACCAGCCGCGCGCCCACCGCCACGCCCCACACCGAAGCCCGGATCGAAGGCGGCAGCGAGGCGCGCCTGCAGGGCGGCGTCAGCACCCAGGGGGCCATCGACCCCGAAGGCCACTGGCAATACAGCCTGAGCGCCGTCGGCCGCCGCGCCGACACGCGCTATGACGACGTGAAGGAGGAACGGCTGGCCGTCAGCCCGGCGATCAAGTGGCAGCCGGACGCCAACACGCAGCTGACCCTGCGCGGCTTCTACCAGTACGATCCCAGCGGCGGCTATTTCAACTCGATCTACATGCGCTCGCTGGCGCCGACGGCCTATCAATCGGCCCTGAACCGCGACCTGAACGTGGGCGATCCCAAGTTCGACAGCTACAACCGCAAGCAATACGGCGTCGGCTACAGCTTCGACCACCGCTTCAACGATGTCGTCAGCTTCAGTTCCAAGACGCGTTATTCCGGCATCGACCTGGATTTCCAGAGCATGCAGATGGCGGCGGCCCTGTCCGACACCGGCATCCTGGCGCGCCAGGCCGTCCGGTCGATCGAGGATGTCAGCGGCGTGTCCACCGACAACCACGCGCAATTCGATTTCAAGACGGGCCCCATCGGGCACACGGTGCTGGCCGGCGTCGACTACCAGCATTCGGTGAGCAACTGGGAATACCGCTTCGGCGGCGCGCCGTCGCTGGACGTCACCGACCCGCAGTACGGCGTGTCGGTTCCCGCCCTGATGACCTACCTCAACAGCCGGCAGACGCTGGAGCAGACGGGCGCCTACATCCAGGACCAGCTGCGCCTCGGCGGCCTGCAGGCCACCTTGGGCGCCCGTAACGACTGGACGGACGAGGACACCCTGAGCCGCCTGGCGGGGTCCACCACCAGCCAGTCGGAAAGCGCGGCCAGCTATCGCGCCGGCCTGCTGTACAAATTCGACAGCGGCGTCGCCCCCTATTTCAGCTATTCCACGTCGTTCGAGCCGACCGTCGGCGTGGACGTGAACGGCACGGCCTTCAAGCCGACCAAGGGCAAGCAGTGGGAAGTGGGCGTCAAGTATGAGCCGACCTTCATCCAGGCGCTGTTCACCGTTTCCGCCTTCAATATCGAGCAGACGAACGTGCTGACGCCCAGTGCCGTCCCGGGCTTCAACGTGCAGCAGGGTGAGGTGCGGTCCCGTGGCCTTGAGTTCGAGGCGCGGGGCAACATCACCAAGAACCTGGAACTGATCGGCGCGCTGACGCTGCTGGACACGGCGGTCACGGAGACGACGGTGGCGACGACCTTGGGCAAGCGGCCCCAGGCTGTGCCCGACTACTACGGTTCCGTCTGGGCCAATTACAACATCGACAGCGGCCTGCTGGACGGCCTTAGCCTGGGTGGCGGCGTCCGCTTCGTCGGCAGCAGCTACGCTGACGACGCCAACACCATCAAGGCCGACGGCTATGTCCTGGTGGACGCGGCGGTGCGTTACGACCTGCGGAAGTTCAGCCCCAGCCTGAACGGCATGCAGGCCACGGTGAACGCCACCAACATCTTCGACCGGGTCTACTATTCCAGCTGCACGTCCAACTTCTATTGCCAGTACGGCAATGGCGCGCAGGTGCTGGTCGGCCTGCGCTACCAGATGTGA
- a CDS encoding ABC transporter substrate-binding protein — MHLHRRAFLLLGTAAALIPSSAMGAPPPAGTVIDAVGRTVTLPGPVRRIVLLDARDVLGMAILHPDPSALVVGWAGVDTFDSDLVRRQYEMGADGRPIPAVGGQTADTLSVERILALEPDLVVATAYVEPELGNGALTRRLNAAGIPVIFSNAASNRPSGTGTASDPFNDMARTLRMWGTILGRGEKADAYIAFVQEHLARVKDRLGAAPPTKAYLEVQSTYDDCCWAAGQHIWGDLLARAGGANLSAVAASWYAKIATEQLMAEAPAVYIASGGAFGTGMRPGIGPGLDPETARAGLRRLTQRTGLDTLPAVRDGRVHGIWTGLIAVAPLNILFVEIAAKWLHPDKFKDFDPAATLAEINRRFLAKPLPGPCWLSLTPPGTTSDGG; from the coding sequence ATGCACCTTCACCGTCGCGCCTTCCTCCTTCTCGGCACGGCCGCCGCCCTCATCCCGTCTTCGGCGATGGGGGCGCCACCCCCGGCCGGAACCGTGATCGATGCGGTCGGCCGCACCGTCACGCTGCCGGGACCGGTGCGGCGGATCGTGCTGCTGGATGCCCGCGACGTGCTGGGCATGGCGATCCTGCATCCCGACCCGTCGGCCCTGGTGGTCGGCTGGGCGGGGGTCGACACCTTCGACAGCGACCTGGTGCGCCGGCAGTACGAGATGGGGGCCGACGGGCGCCCCATCCCGGCTGTCGGCGGCCAGACCGCCGACACCCTGTCGGTCGAACGCATCCTGGCGCTGGAGCCCGACCTGGTGGTGGCCACCGCCTATGTGGAGCCGGAACTAGGCAACGGCGCCCTGACCCGGCGCCTCAACGCGGCAGGCATCCCCGTGATCTTCAGCAACGCCGCCAGCAACCGGCCATCCGGCACGGGAACGGCCAGCGATCCTTTCAACGACATGGCCCGGACCTTGAGGATGTGGGGCACCATCCTGGGCAGGGGCGAAAAGGCCGATGCGTACATCGCCTTTGTCCAGGAACATTTGGCCCGGGTGAAGGACCGGCTGGGTGCCGCGCCACCGACCAAGGCCTATCTTGAGGTCCAATCCACCTACGACGATTGCTGCTGGGCGGCGGGGCAACACATCTGGGGCGACCTGTTGGCCCGGGCCGGCGGCGCCAACCTGTCCGCGGTCGCGGCATCCTGGTACGCCAAGATCGCCACCGAACAGCTGATGGCCGAGGCGCCGGCGGTCTACATCGCGTCGGGCGGGGCGTTCGGGACGGGCATGCGGCCCGGCATCGGTCCCGGCCTTGACCCCGAAACGGCGCGCGCGGGCCTGCGCCGGCTGACCCAGCGCACCGGCCTGGACACCCTGCCCGCCGTCCGTGACGGGCGGGTGCACGGCATCTGGACCGGCCTGATCGCCGTCGCCCCGCTCAACATCCTGTTCGTCGAGATCGCGGCCAAGTGGCTGCATCCGGACAAGTTCAAGGACTTCGACCCCGCCGCCACGCTGGCCGAGATCAACCGGCGTTTCCTGGCAAAGCCGCTGCCGGGTCCCTGCTGGCTGAGCCTGACGCCGCCCGGAACAACGAGCGACGGAGGCTGA
- a CDS encoding TetR/AcrR family transcriptional regulator, whose amino-acid sequence MTVKPRTRVGRPPKEDAAETSNRIIDTAAQLFAAQGFAGTSIEQVASACSAGKDTIYRRFPSKIALFEAVVERMRGRTLERLEMEIDAAGGDGDALARLRRIARWCLTVNLDPERIAFNRIALSEAVVFGEGRHDQWESDPITDRLVALVSEAQAGGTLGKGTPQVLVAHLLHSIVFGPSNDAMMGRTTYAATDAQDTYFDQAWTLFLHGAGR is encoded by the coding sequence ATGACTGTAAAACCCAGGACACGTGTCGGCCGCCCGCCCAAGGAGGACGCGGCGGAAACCTCCAACCGCATCATCGACACCGCGGCCCAGCTTTTCGCGGCGCAGGGCTTCGCCGGCACCTCGATCGAACAGGTTGCCTCGGCCTGCAGCGCCGGCAAAGACACCATCTATCGGCGGTTCCCGTCGAAGATCGCCCTGTTCGAGGCGGTGGTCGAACGCATGCGCGGGCGCACGCTGGAACGGCTGGAGATGGAGATCGACGCCGCCGGCGGGGATGGTGACGCGTTGGCCCGCCTGCGCCGCATCGCCCGCTGGTGCCTGACGGTCAACCTGGATCCGGAAAGGATCGCATTCAACCGGATCGCGCTCAGTGAGGCCGTCGTCTTCGGCGAGGGCCGGCACGACCAGTGGGAAAGCGATCCCATCACCGACCGGCTGGTCGCCCTGGTCTCCGAAGCCCAGGCGGGCGGCACCTTGGGCAAAGGCACGCCACAGGTGCTGGTCGCGCACCTGTTGCACTCCATCGTGTTCGGGCCGTCCAACGACGCCATGATGGGCCGCACCACCTATGCCGCCACCGATGCCCAGGACACCTATTTCGACCAGGCCTGGACGCTGTTCCTGCACGGCGCCGGACGCTGA